From the Pangasianodon hypophthalmus isolate fPanHyp1 chromosome 17, fPanHyp1.pri, whole genome shotgun sequence genome, one window contains:
- the cfap298 gene encoding cilia- and flagella-associated protein 298: MVQLHVKRGDESQFLFNTTVDVSTETLSQQVAQVYNGRLKVDRICSEIPELADHGITLPPNMQGLTDDQITDLKLRDEWEDKCIPSGGAEFKKDELGRRNGHAPNEKMKNVLKKTMEEAKALISKKQVQANVCVTMEMVNEALDQLRGAVMIVYPMGLPPHDPIRMELENQEDLAGTQASLQVIPEEEAQLWWAGKELHRDKKLQDYTGKNEKTKIVVKIQKRGQGAPAREPPVSEEEHKQMLMHYYRRQEELKKLDETEDDSYLQSEWADRQALKRQFQGLTNIKWGPR; encoded by the exons ATGGTCCAGCTTCACGTTAAACGCGGAGATGAGAGCCAGTTTCTGTTCAACACTACGGTGGATGTTTCCACTGAGACACTCAGTCAGCAGGTCGCTCAGGTCTACAATGGGAGGCTGAAGGTGGACAGGATTTGCTCTG AGATTCCTGAGCTTGCAGATCACGGCATCACGCTTCCCCCCAACATGCAAGGCCTGACAGACGACCAGATCACAGACCTGAAGTTAAGGGATGAATGGGAAGACAAGTGCATCCCCAGCGGCGGGGCAGAGTTCAAAAAGGACGAACTTGGACGCAGGAATGGACACG CACCcaatgaaaaaatgaagaatgtTTTGAAGAAGACTATGGAAGAAGCCAAAGCATTGATCTCAAAA AAACAAGTGCAGGCGAACGTGTGTGTTACCATGGAAATGGTAAACGAGGCTCTGGACCAGTTGCGGGGAGCAGTGATGATCGTTTACCCAATGGGCCTGCCGCCTCATGATCCTATCAGAATGGAGTTGGAAAATCAAGAAGATCTTGCAGGAACACAG GCTTCTCTACAGGTGATCCCAGAGGAAGAAGCTCAGCTATGGTGGGCAGGGAAAGAGTTGCATCGGGACAAAAAACTACAAGATTACACtggaaaaaatgagaaaacaaagaTTGTTGTGAAGATCCAGAAG AGAGGCCAGGGGGCGCCAGCACGGGAGCCTCCGGTCAGTGAGGAGGAGCACAAACAGATGTTGATGCACTATTACAGGAGGCAGGAGGAACTCAAG AAGCTGGATGAAACAGAGGATGATTCCTATTTGCAGTCAGAGTGGGCAGACAGGCAGGCTTTAAAAAGACAGTTTCAAGGACTTACAAATATCAAATGGGGCCCAAGATAA